The following nucleotide sequence is from Acidimicrobiales bacterium.
CGAGCGCCGACCAGCGCCAGCTCAGCACCCTGGTGGCCCGCCTGGTCGACGCCGCCCTGACCCGCCGGGGTGGTCGCTCCCGCGCCGGTGCGACCCGATCGTCCAGCACCGAGCGGGAGCTGGCCCCGGGAGGACGCACCACCGGAGGGGCGAAGCCGCATGACCCGTCCCCCGCTCCGAGGCCGTCGCCGGCCCAGCTCGATCTCGGCCTGTGAGAAACTATGACTCCGTGGTCCCCGAACCGGCTGGACCCCAGCACCGGCTCCGGATTCCCGGCCATCCGGTCGTCCACGCTCGCCGTAGCGCAGCGGCGCCCGTCTCCGCCGTCGGAGTCGATGCCGAAGGTCGACCTGGCAGGGGCGCCGGGACGGACAGCGGCACGTCGTTCCGCGCCACTACGGGCGGCGGTGACCACCGCGATGCCCAGCGCCAGACGGCATCCACTCCCGCGCCGCCCTTCAACACGGTTCGGTCACGGCCATCGCGCCTGCTGGCGCGCCATGACCCATCCCCTGACCCGATCTTTCGCCATACTTCTCTCCTGTGACGCCCGAGGATCTGGACACCCGATTCGACGTCGGCTTCGAGACGCCGCCGCCCCCGGGGCCTCCTCCCTCGGGCCCGCCGCCGCGTGAGCGCCGCCGGCGCCGGCACCGGCGCCGTCCGCGGCTCTGGACGGATGTCTCGACCCGTGGCCGTGCCGTTCGGAGCGCCATCGCCGCAGTGCTGCTGGTCTGTATCGCCTGGTTCGGTTGGTCGTTCGGTCACGCCCTGACCGTTCCCGGTGGGGCCGGCCTCGGTGCCAACGCCACCGAGTGGGTGCGCGACCACGGCGGAGCCGGCATCGTGCGATGGGTCGAGCGCGAGTGGTACTTGCACCACCAGCCCCCGAAGGGCGGTCGCCCGGCGCCTGGCCTCATTCCCTCTGCCGGTCCTTCGACAAAGGCGCCGACCGCCAAGGGTCCCCCGCACCTGCCAGCACCGGCTTCGGTCGTCCCCCTGGCCAACCCGCCCCTGCCGGGCGAGGGCGAGTGGCATCCGATCGGGCGTCCGGTCGGGGGGCTGCCGGCGGTGTACTCGGCCTTCGTGCGGCCCGACCCCGTCCACACCAGTCTCGTCACCGGCGTGGCGTGGATGGACACCGACCTGCTCCGGGCCAAGCTCTACTCGGGGTCGGAGGTCCCCGGCGGGACCTGGCCCACCATGACTCCCGTCCCCCCCGAGCTTCGGCCGAGCATGGTTGGCGTGTTCAACTCGGGCTTCCGCCTGCAGGACTCCCGCGGCGGCTACTACACCGACGGCCGGCTGGCCAAGCCCCTGGTTGACGGCGCCGCATCCCTGGTCATCAGGACCGACGGCGTGCCGACTGTCGCCAAGTGGGGGAGAGACGCCGTCATGGGTCCTGACATCGCGTCGGTACGCCAGAACCTTGCTCTCATCGTCGACGCGGGAACCCCGGTGCCCGGCCTGCAGAGCGACTCCAACGTCGCTTGGGGTGCCACGTTCGGGAACGCCGTCCTCGCCTGGCGTTCAGGTGTGGGCGTCACTGCCAACGGGGCCATCGTGTACGCGGGAGGCCCCGGGCTCAGCGTGTACACCCTGGCTCAGGTCCTGTCCCACGCCGGAGCCGTGCGGGCCATGGAGCTGGACATCAACAGCGCCTGGGTGAACTACATCTCCTACGCCCAGGCTCCCGGCCTTCCCGCGGCGCCGGAGACCGGGACCAAGCTGCTCCCCAGCATGCAGTGGACGACCGGGCACAGCTTCGACGCCAGCACCCGTGACTCGGTGGTCATGTCGGCCACGCCGGGAGCGGACGCCCTGGCCGGCAAGACCACTCCCACGAGCTCGACCACACCCGCTCAGCGGCCCACCCATAGGTGAGCGAGCCGACGCTCGACCCTCTCGACAGGTTCCGCCTCGACGGGCGGGTGGTGCTGCTCACGGGCGCGTCCAGTGGTATCGGGGAGCACCTGGCCCGGGTCCTGCACCAGGCGGGCGGCCACCTGGTCTTGGCCGCCCGGCGCGCCGATCGCCTCGAGGGGCTGGCGGCCGAGCTCGACGATGCCATGCCCGTTGCCTGCGACGTGAGCAGGGACGAGGACCTGGAACGCCTGGTGGGGCAGGCGCTGGACCGCCATGGCCGCATCGACGTGCTGGTGAACAACGCCGGCACGTCCGACCCGCTGCCCGCCGAGGACGAGCCGGCTGAGCGTTTTCGTGAGGTGATGGGGGTCAACCTGACGGCCGCTTTCGTCCTCACCCAGCTCGTGGGGCGCCAGATGCTCGAGCGGGCGAGCGGCGTTGTGGTCAACGTCGCCTCGGTGCTCGGGCTGGTGGGGTCCGGGCAGATACCTCAGGCCGGCTACGTGGCCAGCAAGGGGGGTCTCGTCAACCTCACCCGGGAGCTGGCGGCTCAGTGGGCGCGCCGAGGCGTGCGGGTGAACGCCCTGGCTCCGGGGTGGTTCCGCACGGAGATGACCGAGGTCCTCTTCGCCGACGAGGGCGGGCAGCGCTGGATCAGGCGCAAGACACCGATGGGCCGGGCGGGCGAGCTGCACGAGCTCGACGGCGCCCTGCTGTTTCTCGCCAGTGACGCCAGCAGCTACGTGACGGGCCAGGTAGTCACCGTTGATGGGGGATGGACAGCGATCTGAGGCTCTACCACTGGCGGCCCGCGCCGGCCGTGGTCACGCGTCCGTGAGCACGACCACCTTGCCCAGCTTGCCCGGAGTGGCGAAGTGTTCGTATGCCTCGGTCACCTGCTCGAGGGCGAAGCGGGCGGCGATCGGCACCTGCAGCCGGCCGGCGGCCAAGAGGGGCAGCGCCTGGCGCTCGAGCCGTCGCGCCGCGTCCGCCTTTGCTTCGAGCGGACGGGCCCGCAACGTGGAAGCGACGATGCGGGACCTCAGCATCATGAGCGCGAGGAGGTCGATCTCGGCGGTGGCGCCGGCCCCGATCCCGATGACGCTGATCCGGCCGCCGTTGGCGAGTGACGCCAGGTTGGCGGCCATGTTGGGCGCTCCGACCAGCTCCAGCACGACATCGAACGGCCCGTGGGCGCCGAACTCCTCGGGGCCCACCACGTTGGCGCCGAGGGCAGCCACTGCCGGGCGGAGCTCGGCGCGGCGGACAGTCGCGGTGACCCGGGCGCCTCCGGCTGCGGCCAGCTGGACGGCGGCCGTGCCCACGCCACCGGCAGCGCCGTGGACAAGAAGGTGCTCACCCAGAGTGAGCTGGCACTGGGTGAACAGGGCGTCGTGCGCTGTCGTGTAGGCCTCGGGAAAGCCACCGGCGGCGTCCCAGGTCATGCTGTCGGGGACCGGCACCGCCGTCCGCTCGTTCACGAGGACCAGCTCCGCCTGGGCACCTCCGCCGACCACCGCCATGACCCGGTCGCCGGTTCCGAACCGCTCGACGTCAGGTCCCACGCCCACCACCTCGCCCGCCAGCTCCATCCCGGGTATGTCGGCCGGGCTGCCGGGGGGAGCGGGATAGGCGCCCCGGACCTGGAGCAGGTCGGCGGCGTTGATGCCGGCGGCCCGCGTTCGAACCAGGAGCTGGCCCGTGCCGGGAACCGGATCGGGTCGGTCGGCGACCACCAGAGCGCCGTCCATGATCGTGGCTGCCCTCATGGCGTCAGTCTCTCAGGGGCGGTGTTCCGCTACCGGACCCGACCGGCCCCGTAGTACCCGCTGCGGATCGCCGGCTGGTAGGCGACGTTCGTGCCGGTGTGGTCGGCCACAACCATCTGGCCGTTGCCCACATAGATGCCGACGTGACCAGGCGCGGGCGACTCGCCGCCCCAGTTCTCGAAGATGAGGTCTCCCGGTTGCAGATCGCTCTGGGAGACTCGGCTGGTGTCGTCGTACTGCATGTTCGAGGAATGCGGCAGTGACACGCCGGCGTGCCCCCAGGCCCACATGGTGAGCCCCGAGCAGTCGAAGGAATCAGGCCCCGCCCCTCCGTACTGGTACGGCTTCCCCACCTCCTGTTCGGCCCAGTACACGGCCGCCGACGCTCCACCGTTGGGCGCCTGGGCGGGCCCGGCGGGCGCCCCTCCGTGGCTCGGGCTCAGCCGGGGGGTCGAGCTGGCGGCGATTGCCGTGGCAGCCTGACGCTGCTGCTGGGCCTGGGCCACGAGGCCGACGAGCTGGCCCTTCACCCGAGAAAGGGTGGCTTCCTCTGCGGCCGTCTGGGCGGCGGCGGCCTGCCCGGCGCTGGCGACCGAGGTCAAGGCCGCCTGCGCGTGCTGCTGGTCGACCTCGAGGGCGGCCTGCCTGGCCTGGAGGGCCTGGCGGGCCTGGCGCAGGTGGCCCACGATCTGGTGCTCGTCTCCCGCCAGCACGTCGAGGTACTGCTGACGCAGCAGGGAGTCGTAGGCGACGCCCCTCAGCACGTCGGTCGACTGGGAGGTCCCTCCATCCATGAAGGAGCTGACGGCTTCCGTGCGCAGCCGGTCGTCGAGGGCGCTCACCCGCTGCTCGTTGTCGGTGACCTGGGCCTTCGCCGCCGCCACCTCGGCCGAGACCGAATCAGCTCGGATCCGCGCCAGGTCGTACTGCTCGGTGAGATGGTCCTGCTGCGCGTTCTGGTCGTCGATCTGAGCGGCGAGGGTGCTGGCCTGGGCCTGCAGGTCTCCCGCCGGATCCCCGGCCGCGGGCTTGGGCCCCGCCGCCAGCGGGTAGACCACGACGGTTGTGGCCGAAGCAACAAGGGCGAGGTACCGGCGCCACCGGGTGGTCATCCCCGGCGCGATCCGTGGAGCGAAGGGCACAACGGGCCAGCAACTTACGATGGCGCTGTCTTTTGATGCAAACCAAGGCCAAGCAAACGCGAACGACGAGCTAGCTCGCTACCAACCACGGCCCCGGGATCGTCGCCACTACACCCAGGTCAATGCCCGGCGCTACCGTCCCGAGGATGAGTGATCTGTCAGCCGGTGGTGAGCAGAGAATCGAGCACGACTCGATGGGTGAGGTGCGGGTTCCGGCCGCTGCCCGGTGGGGGGCCCAGACACAGCGGGCGGTCGAGAACTTCCCCATCTCGGGGATGCGGATCGACCGCTCGTTGATCGCCGCCCTGGCGGCCATCAAGGCGGCGGCCGCGCTGGTCAACGGACGCCTGGGAGTCATCGAGGCGGATGTCGCCGAGGCCCTGCACCACGCTGCCATCCAGGTGGAGGAAGGCCGGTGGGACGACCACTTCCCGACCGACGTGTTCCAGACGGGATCGGGCACGTCGTCCAACATGAACATGAACGAGGTCCTGGCCAGCCTGGCGGGCGAGCGCCTTGGCCGTGAGATCCGACCGAACGACGAGCCCAACGCCTCGCAGTCGTCCAACGACGTGTTCCCCTCCGCGATCCACGTGGCTGCGTGCCGCGGGATCGTGTCGGAGCTCATTCCCGCCCTCGAGCACCTGTGCGAGGTCCTGCGTGAGCGCAGTCGCCGGTTCGCCGGGGTGGTGAAGTCGGGTCGGACCCATCTGATGGATGCCACACCGGTGACCCTCGGTCAGGAGTTCGGCGGGTACGCCTCGGCGACGGAGAACGGCGTCGGGCGTCTGCGCGACAGTCTTCCCCGGCTGGGCGAGCTTCCGCTCGGTGGCACCGCCGTCGGAACCGGCCTCAACGCTCCAGAGGGCTTCGCGTCGGCCGTGATCGACGAGCTGGCCACCAGGCTGCGGCTGCCGCTCACCGAAGCCCGTGATCACTTCGAGCTGCAGGGCGCCCGGGACGCCCTCGTCGAGGTCTCCGGCGTGCTGCGCACCGTGTCCCTGTCGCTGTACAAGATGTGCAACGACCTGCGCTGGATGGCGAGCGGCCCCCGGGCGGGGCTTGCCGAGATCCGCCTGCCGGACCTGCAACCCGGATCCTCGATCATGCCCGGCAAGGTCAACCCAGTGGTCCCCGAGGCGGTCTGTCAGGTCGTCGCCCAGGTGATCGGGAACGACGCCACGGTGGCCTTCGGAGGGGCCACCGGGCAGTTCGAGCTCAACGTGATGCTGCCGGTGATCGCCCGCAACCTGCTCGAGTCGGTGCGCCTGTTGACCGCGGCCAGCCGAGCCCTGGCCGACAAGTGCGTGGCGGGCATCGAAGCAGACGAGGAACGCTGCCGGACCTACGCCCTCTCGTCGCCCGCCATCGCCACCGCCCTCAACCCCTACATCGGCTATGAGCAGGCGGCCAGGGTGGTGAAGCAGGCGATGGCGGAGGGCAAGGACCTTCGCACCGTCGTCCTCGAGCTGGGCCTGCTGAACGAGGACGAGGTCGACAAGGCCCTCGACGTCGAGGCCATGACCCGAGGCGGCATCTTGCGCTGATCGACCCGGGGGGAACAGGGGTACCCCGTTGGTAAGGTCGCTGCGGTGCATCCCATCGAGCGGCTCCGGTATGTAGCCAGGGCGGACGGGGCCGGCCCTGGCTCGCTCGCCGCCGAGGCGGCGCACGCGCTGGCCGGCTTTGCCGACGACCCCGCGGCGCTCGTGACCGCCTGCCGGCGCCTGGTCGACCGACATCCGACGGTGGGCCCCCTGTGGTGGGTGGCGTGCCGGGTGCTGGCCGCCAGCAACCCGCAGCAGGAAGTGTGGAAAGTGGCGGACGAGCTCGACGCCGACCCCACGCCGCTCGTCCTCGCCGACCTCATCCCCGGCGAAGCAACTGTGGCAGTCCTGGGCTGGCCGGAGCTCGTCGGTCGGACGCTGGTCCGGCGCGGCGACCTCAGGGTTCTCCTGGTCGACGCCCTGGGCGAGAGCGCGGGGCTCGCCCGGCGATTGCGATCGTCGGGCGGCGACGTGGCCGAGGTAGCTGAGTCGGGGCTCGGCAGCGCGGTGGCCACTTCGGACCTGGTCGTGCTGGAGGCCTCGCTGCTGAGCGGGGGACAGTTCATCTCCCTGGCGGGGTCGAGGGCGGCCGCGTCGGTTGCCCGGCAGGCCTTGGTGCCTGTCTGGGTTGTCGCAGGCGCGGGGCGAGTTCTGCCCAACCGCTTGGGAGAGGCAGTGCGACGGCGCGTGGACGTCAGTCCCGACCTCCCCTGGGATCGCGACGACGAGCTCGTTCCGATCGACTTGGCCGACCTCGTTGTCGGGCCGTCCGGGGCTGGGCCGGCTGCTGAGGCGTTGCGGCGGGCGGACTGTCCGGTGACGCCTGAGCTATTGAGACTTGCCGGCTGAGGCTGCGCCGTCCTCGAGATGGTGCCGCTCCCGGCGCATAATGGGCGGTAGGTGAATTCCCTCTTGCCCCCGGCCAGCGTCACACCGGGAGACGACTCGAGGAGACCCCTCTGAGACGTGCCGTCGTTGGTTCAATCGTTCTCACCGGCATCTTGGTCTTCGCGGCCGTCTCGGTAGCACTGATCGGAGGCGGTGCACCTCCCGTCACGGTCAAGACTGCCGTGACCTCCGGGGCACCTGGTTGGTTGGGTAGCGCCTCGGCCAACGTGGCTCAGGACGCGCCGGCCACGATCACGGTGCCGGCGACCTTCGCGCGGGCGAATCTTCTCGTCGCCCTGGTCGCCACGGACGGCCCGGACAGCGTCCCAGTTGGGAGCGCGACCTCGGAGACGACGGCTGTGTTCGGTGGGACATCGGGACTTACCTGGACGCGCCACGGCCACGAGTCATCCCGCCAGGACTGGGCGGCGACAGGTGACACGCTCGAGACCTACGGGGCGTCCGCCACGGAGGTGTGGACCGCTCTACCACCGCAAGGGTGGACTCCGCACGGCACGGTGACCGAGATCAGCAACCATCCCAACTCGGTCGACGACGGGCAGGTGCTCACGATCGCCGCATTCAACAACGGCCGCATTGGTGGTGTGACGACGCTCGACGGGCTCGCCGGCCGGCCCGAGCAACAGCAGATGAGCGTCCCCGTCGGGTCGTCCATCTACGCCGCAACGTTCAGCGGTCGCGTCAACGCCAACTTCACCCCTCTGCCTGCGTATCACGAGGTGATCCAGCGCCGCCAAGGCGACGACACCGCCGGCGTGCTGGCGTCGGACAGTCGCGACCTCCCGGCCGGTTTGCAGGCTGTCGGGTACAGCGCTCCGAACCCTGGCAACTACTGGGAGATGGCCATCGCAGTCATCACCGCCGCCACGTAGGGGACGGCGGTCGCACGGAAGGGCTCAGGGCGAGAACGCGACGGGCCGTGTCCCTCCGGGCCACTAGCGTCCTGGGTTCATGGGCGAGATCATCGAGTTCCCGAGCAACGGCACGACGGCTCAGGGCTACCTGGCCACCGAGGGCACCGGCCCTGGTGTCGTCGTCATCCAGGAGTACTGGGGCCTGGTCGACCACATCAAGGAGGTGTGCGACCGCTTCTCGGCCCAGGGCTTCGTGGCCCTGGCGCCCGACCTCTTCCACGGTCAGCAGGCCCGGGAGCCCGACGAGGCCGGCAAGCTGATGATGGCGATGCGCCTGGACCAGACGGCGAAGGACATGAGCGGGGCCGTCGACGCGGTGAAGGCGCGCTGTTCGAGCCGGGGAGTAGGCGTGGTCGGGTTCTGCATGGGTGGAGGGCTGGCCCTGGCGCTGGCCTGCCAGCGTCCCGACCTGGTGAAGGCTGTTGCTCCCTTCTACGGGCTGATCCCCTGGTCCGACCTGCAGCCCGACTACTCCAAGCTCGACGCCGCCGTCCAGGGCCACTTCGCCGAGCACGACGACATGGCCGGCCCCAAAGCGGCGAGAGAGCTGGAGGACACGTTGACGGCCCTGGGCAAGCGGGCCCGGATGTACATCTATCCCGGTACGCAGCACGCCTTCTTCAACGACGATCGGCCCGAGGTGTTCGACGCCACCGCCGCCCGGGAGTCCTGGGAGAAGCTGTTGCCCTTCCTGCGGGATGAGCTGCTGCACTAGCCGGCGAGGGGTCCACGCCCCGCTCGGGGCGGCGAAGCCGCCAGCAGCCAGCTTGGCGGCAGCGGCGGGGCGCCCGTAGCATCCGGGGCATGTCAGCGCGATCCAGGGATCTGCCCCGCCGCTCCTGCCTGTCCGTGCCCGGCTCGAGCGAGCGCTTCCTCGAGAAGGCCCCCAACGTGGCGGCCGACATGACCTTCCTGGACCTCGAGGACTCTGTCGCGCCCCTGGAGAAGGAGTCGGCGCGCGCCAAGGTCGTCGACGCCATCAAGAACCACGACTGGGGCGAGCGGGTGATGTGTGTCCGCGTCAACGCCTGGGACACGAAGTGGACCTACGGCGACATCGCGGAGGTCGTTGGCAACGCGGGGGATCGCCTCGAAGAGGTCATGCTGCCCAAGACGCAGTCAGCGGCCGAGGTGGTGGCGCTCGATCTGCTCCTCACCCAGGTCGAGGCCAACGCCGGGTTGCCCGCCGGTCATATCGGCATCGAGGCCCAGATCGAGACCACTCGGGGCCTGATCAACGTGGAGGAGATCTGCGCCGCCTCGCCGCGCTTGGAGACGATCGTGTTCGGGCCGGCCGACTTCGCCGCCTCGATGGAGATGCCGGTGCTGACCGGAGGGGTCTCGATCCCTGAGTACCCGGGCGACCACTTCCACTATGTCTTCTCCAAGATCCTCATGGCCGGGCGGGCCAACAGCCTTCAGGTGATCGACGGCCCGTTCCTCAAGATCCGGGAGCTCGACGCTCTGCGCGAGTACTGCATGCGGACGAGGACCCTCGGGTACGACGGCAAATGGGCGCTCAATCCCGACCAGGTGACCGTGCTCAACGAGGTGTTCTCGCCGACCCAGGAGCAGTACGACCGGGCTCTCGCCATCCTCGCCGCCTACCGGGAAGCCACCGAGGACGACCGCAAGGGGGCGGTCATGTTCGGCGACGAGATGATCGACGAGGCCAGCCGCAAGATGGCCGTCAAGTTCGTAACCAGGGGGGAGCGGGCGGGGCTGACCCCCGGCGCCGGCTAGCGGGTCACCGGGACTCCGCGCCATGTCCGTCGACCCCGTTGACCGGCCCGTCATCGACGCCGTGGTTCCGGCGCGCAACGAGGCGCCCACAGTGGCGACAGTGGTCGAGGCGTGCCGGCAGTGCTCCGCCGTGCGTGAGGTGATCGTGGTCGACGACGGCTCGGTCGACGACACCGCCGAGCGGGCGGCGGCAGCCGGCGCCAAGGTGATCCATCGCGGCGATGCCACCGGGGGCGTCGGTGGTTCGAAGGCACACGCCATGGAGGCCGGCGTGGCCGCGTCGGACGCCCCGGCGGTGCTCTTCGTCGACGCCGATCTGCTGGGCCTGACCGACGACCACCTCGACGAGGTCTGCCGCCCTTTCCTCGACGGCACGGCGACGATGTCGGTGGGCTGGTTCGACTACGGAGCCTGGAACCCGCTCGTGCTCCGGTTGCCTCCGACGACCGGGGAACGGGTCGTGCCCCGCTGGGTCTTCGAGGCGATCCCGCCGGCGAAGCGGGACGGCTACACGATCGAGATCATGATCAACGAGGTCATCGCCGAGGGTCGCCTGCCCACAACAGCCCGGATCATGCGCGGCGTCACCCACCGCACCAAGCGCGAGAAGCTCGGCCGTCTGGAAGGGTCCTGGCGTACGTGGGAGATGTTCTGGACCCTGCTGTCGCTACCGCTCACCGGCGTCGTCCGCTGGCGGACCTACTGGTTCTACCTACGGGGCCTCACCGTCGAGCGCTGACGCGTCTCAGGAGGCCGCGCCCGCGAGGCGGCGGGCGATGACCTTGAGGGCGAGGGTCTCGTCGGCCCCCTCGAAGATCGAGAGGACGCGGGCGTCGACGAAGTACCGGCTCACCGGGAACTCCTCGGCGTAGCCCATCCCGCCGTGGATCTGCATGGCCTCGCGCGTCACCCACTCGGCCGCCCGGCACACGTACGCCTTGATCATGGAGGCCTCCAGGGCTCCCTCGCCCTTGGCCATCAGGCGCGCCACCTGGTAGGCGAACTGCCTGCTGGCCTGGATGATGACCGCCATGCGGGTGAGCTTGGCCCGCGTCAGTTGGTAGTCGAGCACCGGAGAGCCGAACACCACCCGGTCGCTGGCGTAGGCGTAGGCCGCTTCGTAGGCGGCCTGCATCAGGCCGAGGGCACGGGCCGCCGTCTGGAGCCGTCCGTTCTCGAAGCCCTCCATCTGGTAGTAGAAGCCCCGGCCCTCACCCTCGGGTCCGCCGATGAGGCAGTCGTCGGGCACCCACCAGCCCTCGAAGGCGAGCTCGTAGGAGTGCATGCCGCGGTAGCCGATGGTG
It contains:
- a CDS encoding phosphodiester glycosidase family protein; this translates as MTPEDLDTRFDVGFETPPPPGPPPSGPPPRERRRRRHRRRPRLWTDVSTRGRAVRSAIAAVLLVCIAWFGWSFGHALTVPGGAGLGANATEWVRDHGGAGIVRWVEREWYLHHQPPKGGRPAPGLIPSAGPSTKAPTAKGPPHLPAPASVVPLANPPLPGEGEWHPIGRPVGGLPAVYSAFVRPDPVHTSLVTGVAWMDTDLLRAKLYSGSEVPGGTWPTMTPVPPELRPSMVGVFNSGFRLQDSRGGYYTDGRLAKPLVDGAASLVIRTDGVPTVAKWGRDAVMGPDIASVRQNLALIVDAGTPVPGLQSDSNVAWGATFGNAVLAWRSGVGVTANGAIVYAGGPGLSVYTLAQVLSHAGAVRAMELDINSAWVNYISYAQAPGLPAAPETGTKLLPSMQWTTGHSFDASTRDSVVMSATPGADALAGKTTPTSSTTPAQRPTHR
- a CDS encoding glucose 1-dehydrogenase, with the protein product MSEPTLDPLDRFRLDGRVVLLTGASSGIGEHLARVLHQAGGHLVLAARRADRLEGLAAELDDAMPVACDVSRDEDLERLVGQALDRHGRIDVLVNNAGTSDPLPAEDEPAERFREVMGVNLTAAFVLTQLVGRQMLERASGVVVNVASVLGLVGSGQIPQAGYVASKGGLVNLTRELAAQWARRGVRVNALAPGWFRTEMTEVLFADEGGQRWIRRKTPMGRAGELHELDGALLFLASDASSYVTGQVVTVDGGWTAI
- a CDS encoding zinc-binding dehydrogenase, with amino-acid sequence MRAATIMDGALVVADRPDPVPGTGQLLVRTRAAGINAADLLQVRGAYPAPPGSPADIPGMELAGEVVGVGPDVERFGTGDRVMAVVGGGAQAELVLVNERTAVPVPDSMTWDAAGGFPEAYTTAHDALFTQCQLTLGEHLLVHGAAGGVGTAAVQLAAAGGARVTATVRRAELRPAVAALGANVVGPEEFGAHGPFDVVLELVGAPNMAANLASLANGGRISVIGIGAGATAEIDLLALMMLRSRIVASTLRARPLEAKADAARRLERQALPLLAAGRLQVPIAARFALEQVTEAYEHFATPGKLGKVVVLTDA
- a CDS encoding NlpC/P60 family protein — its product is MTTRWRRYLALVASATTVVVYPLAAGPKPAAGDPAGDLQAQASTLAAQIDDQNAQQDHLTEQYDLARIRADSVSAEVAAAKAQVTDNEQRVSALDDRLRTEAVSSFMDGGTSQSTDVLRGVAYDSLLRQQYLDVLAGDEHQIVGHLRQARQALQARQAALEVDQQHAQAALTSVASAGQAAAAQTAAEEATLSRVKGQLVGLVAQAQQQRQAATAIAASSTPRLSPSHGGAPAGPAQAPNGGASAAVYWAEQEVGKPYQYGGAGPDSFDCSGLTMWAWGHAGVSLPHSSNMQYDDTSRVSQSDLQPGDLIFENWGGESPAPGHVGIYVGNGQMVVADHTGTNVAYQPAIRSGYYGAGRVR
- a CDS encoding class II fumarate hydratase, translating into MSDLSAGGEQRIEHDSMGEVRVPAAARWGAQTQRAVENFPISGMRIDRSLIAALAAIKAAAALVNGRLGVIEADVAEALHHAAIQVEEGRWDDHFPTDVFQTGSGTSSNMNMNEVLASLAGERLGREIRPNDEPNASQSSNDVFPSAIHVAACRGIVSELIPALEHLCEVLRERSRRFAGVVKSGRTHLMDATPVTLGQEFGGYASATENGVGRLRDSLPRLGELPLGGTAVGTGLNAPEGFASAVIDELATRLRLPLTEARDHFELQGARDALVEVSGVLRTVSLSLYKMCNDLRWMASGPRAGLAEIRLPDLQPGSSIMPGKVNPVVPEAVCQVVAQVIGNDATVAFGGATGQFELNVMLPVIARNLLESVRLLTAASRALADKCVAGIEADEERCRTYALSSPAIATALNPYIGYEQAARVVKQAMAEGKDLRTVVLELGLLNEDEVDKALDVEAMTRGGILR
- a CDS encoding dienelactone hydrolase family protein, yielding MGEIIEFPSNGTTAQGYLATEGTGPGVVVIQEYWGLVDHIKEVCDRFSAQGFVALAPDLFHGQQAREPDEAGKLMMAMRLDQTAKDMSGAVDAVKARCSSRGVGVVGFCMGGGLALALACQRPDLVKAVAPFYGLIPWSDLQPDYSKLDAAVQGHFAEHDDMAGPKAARELEDTLTALGKRARMYIYPGTQHAFFNDDRPEVFDATAARESWEKLLPFLRDELLH
- a CDS encoding CoA ester lyase, whose translation is MSARSRDLPRRSCLSVPGSSERFLEKAPNVAADMTFLDLEDSVAPLEKESARAKVVDAIKNHDWGERVMCVRVNAWDTKWTYGDIAEVVGNAGDRLEEVMLPKTQSAAEVVALDLLLTQVEANAGLPAGHIGIEAQIETTRGLINVEEICAASPRLETIVFGPADFAASMEMPVLTGGVSIPEYPGDHFHYVFSKILMAGRANSLQVIDGPFLKIRELDALREYCMRTRTLGYDGKWALNPDQVTVLNEVFSPTQEQYDRALAILAAYREATEDDRKGAVMFGDEMIDEASRKMAVKFVTRGERAGLTPGAG
- a CDS encoding glycosyltransferase, which gives rise to MSVDPVDRPVIDAVVPARNEAPTVATVVEACRQCSAVREVIVVDDGSVDDTAERAAAAGAKVIHRGDATGGVGGSKAHAMEAGVAASDAPAVLFVDADLLGLTDDHLDEVCRPFLDGTATMSVGWFDYGAWNPLVLRLPPTTGERVVPRWVFEAIPPAKRDGYTIEIMINEVIAEGRLPTTARIMRGVTHRTKREKLGRLEGSWRTWEMFWTLLSLPLTGVVRWRTYWFYLRGLTVER